A region of the Harpia harpyja isolate bHarHar1 chromosome 14, bHarHar1 primary haplotype, whole genome shotgun sequence genome:
ACCTGCCTGAGGCCCCACTGCCGTGGCGGGGGACGGCCGGGCATCGCAGGGGAGGTTTGGGAAGGGATGGGGAGCGGGACCCCTCCTCtagctgtgctgggagctgtggggcagaCGCCGTGGTCCGCCGCGGTGTCCGGCTGAGCAGGTACAGGACTGGGTTGTGCCGGGACCGTGCTGCCGTCGCTGCCTGTGGTCAGCGGAGCCGTTCAGGTGCACCCTGGGGCTGGGTGGGCGACGAGGGGGGACACGGCCCCCACCTGGAGGCTCACTCGGAGGAGAGACGTCGGTCCCTTCCCCGTGCGTGTCACGGGGCCGCGGTGTCGCCGGCGGTGCCCGAAGGGAGGAAGCGGGCGGCCACAAGCCCTTCCTCCCCGGCAGCCTCTCCCGGGACCACCTGGGGCTGCCTGGCGCCAGGAGAAGGATGGGATGCGGTGACGTGGTCCTCTGTCCTTGTCCCCTCCTGCGTGGCCACGGGCGCTGGGCTGGACAGGTTGACCGGCGGCACCGAGGCGGCCACGGGAAGGAGGAATGTTCCTCTCCACGTGCCGGTCAGCCAGGGCCCTTGTGATCTCTGCCGCCGCTGGAGTCACAGCGGTGACGGTGAGGTGGCCGGGGAGGGTGGGCACGGCCACGCGTGGGCTCAGCGCCGGGGTATAGCGAGGAGCGGCACGGGGGGCTTTGGGGTGCTCGAGGGCAGCAGCAAGGCTGcgtccccacgtccccatccTGCCAAGCATGAAGGGGTACCCGCGGGGTCCCTGCCCGTCTCCGTCCCCCATCCCGGCTCCCCCCGGCACGCTGCTTGGCTGGCGGTGCCTCCCGGGGGCTCTACGCCCTCCTCGCACACTTCCTGCCGTCTGTTTCCAATTCCTCCTGGCGTCTGCTCCTCCCTGctttcttccaattaaaaaaaataaaaaaaatcccaggcatcTTCTCGGCGTGCGGCTCCCAGAGGCTCGAGTGCTGCCGTGCCCCGCtccggcaggctggggctgcgtGGGGAGGGGATGGCGGGTGCCCGTGGCACCTCACATCTCTCTTTATGCCCGTTTACGTGGGGGACAGGGTTGGGGACTGTCCTGCAACACCCCCGTGCCCAGGTCTTCCTCTTGCGGTCCTTTCTGCATGTCTGCTCCATGGTTGGGGTCTGGGACCCGCTCgtttggggggtgaggggagctCAGGGGTGTTTGGGGACCCGTTCCCTGTGGAGCGATGCCCTGCGTGGAGGTTTTTCCCAGGGGAGCGGAGCGGCTGGCGGGCATGGGGTCACATTCTGCAGCCTGGCAGGGTGAGGGCTGGTGTCGGCAGAGCCATGCCCGTCTGTGTCCTTAAAGCCTGACCGTGTCCCTCTCTCCTGTCCCCTAGGAGTGACCCGTCCGTGACACCAGTGGGAGCCCAGCTGCAGAGAGCACCAAGCGCGAGCACCAGTGGGGTCCGCGGGACGCGCGGCTCCGTCTTGGCCATCCCGGTGCAGCGCGGCGCAACCCCTCCCTGCCGCGGCGATGCCGATCCTCAAGCAACTCGTCTCCAACTCTGCCCACTCCAAGCGGCGCTCGCGGGCCGACCTGACGGCCGAAATGATCAGCGCGCCTCTGGGGGACTTTCGCCACACCATGCATGTGGGGCGAGCGGGGGACGCCTTTGGGGACACCTCCTTCCTCACCAGCAAGGCGGGAGAGCCGGGGCCGGAGGTTGGCGAAGAGCCGGGTGCCTCCAAACCCAGCCTGCTCTCCCGCCGCTTCCGCAGCAGCAAGCGCTCGCAGTCGGTGACGCGAGGTGACCGGCGGGACATGCTGGGTTCGCTGCGGGATTCGGCGCTCTTCGTGAAGAACGCCgtctccctgccccagctcaACGAGAAGGAGGTGGACAGGAGCGCGGGGCAGCTGCCCAAgagcctctcctccagccccgTCAAGAAGCTGCCCGAGGAGGTGAGCCCCGAAGACCAGCAGCGCCCGAacggggcggccgccgggccgcTGAGTCCCGGCTTGGATGAGCGTGACTTCGGGGACATCACGGAGCTGCCCGTCGTGGTGGCCAAGAGTGGGGCGGGCATGAAACACGCCGAGTCCATCATGTCCTTCCACATCGACCTGGGGCCCTCCATGCTCGGGGACGTCCTCAGCATCATGGATAAGGAGCAGTGGGAGCAGGACGAAGACCCCGAGGTAGAGGAGAGCCGCGAGGAGGAGGCGGATGCCGCCCTGCCCggctccccggcggcggcggcagccctgCCAAGCCAGAGCCCACCCCGCGGTGCCGGCGGCCGCTGCCCCAGGGACAGCAGTTCGGCGTCCAGCTGCACCTCGGGGCCGGAGGAGCGCAGCCCCGTTCCCGGGCCACCGAGCCAACGGGGGGGCCCCCCGAAACGCCCCGACAAGGAGTTCTCGTTCGCCGACGAAGACGACGACGAGATCAGAGTATAAAAGGCGGTCAGCCGAGCCAAGGGGTCTGGTTCTCATTTGCGGTTGCTTGGACACGGGGCCGAATAATCCCGGTGCTGCAACGGGTGGCACCGGGGAAGACTCAACTCCTCACTTGTTCCCTCTCCCCGTCGGATGTGCCGCGGCAGGACAGCGCTCTGctcccggggccggcggcagctCCGATGCCTCTTGGTCCCCAGAGAGCTCCAGCACATCCCAGGAGGGGAAAGCAGACTTGATTTTGGTTCTTTCTGTTGGACATTGGATgttagctcttttctttttccccccaccccccccaccatgTAAAGCATATAGGATCAAACAAGATGAGGCTTTGAAGTTTTAGCCCCTTTagtaatatatgtatttttttccgcCATACGGTTTTTACTGCTCTCTGATTTGTACTTAACTTTCTTTACTCTCGCTTTTGGTTTTAACCGAGGGGAGATTTCCCATGAGGAAGGACTTGGCTCTGGAGCTCAGAAGGGGCCCGGGATCGTGGGCAGCTCCAGCTCCCCGGGTTTCTTGGGGACTTTCTGCAGACCAAGAGCTTCCAGCCCCATGCCATGGTGGGAGCTCGCTCCCCAGCCctcggatggatggatggatggatccATCCCAGGTGCTCGACCCTCCAAACAGCCTGGAGGTCACGGGGATGCCTCCTGGTCAGCCTTGGCACTGGCTGCTCCCGGGGATGCCGATGGGAGCGTGGGTTTGTCCCCCGTGGGAGGAACACCCGAGACCCCCCCCGTGAGCCAGGGTGAGCCCCGGTGTCCTGCGTGCCGGGTGGCCGCCGTCGCGGGGCTTCTCTGGCTGGGCAGTGCCGACACTGGCCCGGTGCGGGCGGTTGGAAGAGGAGGGTTTTATACCATGTATGTAcaaatgcaaagaataaaagGAAACGGTAGTGACAGCAGTGGCCTGACCTCCTGGGGGACGAGACGCTTGGGGACGTGCGTCTTTGCACCCTGCTGCACGAGTGGGGACTGGCTTTCTCTGTGCTGCCACCGTCCCCAGACCCTGTCCTGCTGCCTCCACCTTCGCTGCCCATCCCTGGCTGGAGTCCTGCCTGGCGGCTGGTCCCCTGGCCGGCGTTTCGGCACCCGCAGCGGCCGTACTTTATCTGCCCATCGCGCGGGGCTGCCTGCGGTGGGAGGAAGCGGGCGAGCTCCCGCTGTCCGGATCTGGCTCCGGGCTGGGACCCTCCGGCCAGGCTGGTTCCTGCCAAGGGACGGCTCTGCCAAGACTCCGCTCTCCTCCCTGCGGCCCCGCTCGCTCCCTGCCAGccgggcaggaggggaaggggatggCAGGGCAGGACTGGCTGTCCCCGCTCCCAcgggctgggggccagggctggggTTGCCCTGGGTGCTCCCGGTCCCTTGGGGCTGCCGTGGCCCCTACCAAGCCCGGCGTGGTGAGCGGGGCAGGTTGCTCCCATCCCACAGCTCAGCCCCTGGTGCGAGCGGGGCTGtgccagcgccggg
Encoded here:
- the CDC42EP4 gene encoding cdc42 effector protein 4, whose protein sequence is MPILKQLVSNSAHSKRRSRADLTAEMISAPLGDFRHTMHVGRAGDAFGDTSFLTSKAGEPGPEVGEEPGASKPSLLSRRFRSSKRSQSVTRGDRRDMLGSLRDSALFVKNAVSLPQLNEKEVDRSAGQLPKSLSSSPVKKLPEEVSPEDQQRPNGAAAGPLSPGLDERDFGDITELPVVVAKSGAGMKHAESIMSFHIDLGPSMLGDVLSIMDKEQWEQDEDPEVEESREEEADAALPGSPAAAAALPSQSPPRGAGGRCPRDSSSASSCTSGPEERSPVPGPPSQRGGPPKRPDKEFSFADEDDDEIRV